In the genome of Drosophila kikkawai strain 14028-0561.14 chromosome 2R, DkikHiC1v2, whole genome shotgun sequence, the window AAgggattaaattaatttacagcTAAATTTCATAACTAATAAAGCTTCTTAGACACAAACAATCATTTAGGGTGTCCGTTTATGTCTATAGATGTTGCTAGGGCTTTCGACGGAAGGTATTAATTGAATTCTTGAAACTCTCAATGAAATTGTGCAGCTGCACACAGCTGAATAGGGCCAGATTGGGTGACTTCCCTTATAAAAGCCCCACGGAGCCCAAAGGCTTCGTTCAGCTTAATTTTTAGCCCGATGAAGTACTTGTTGGTAGTGATCGCCTGTTTGGCTTGTACGAGTGCCCTGGTGACTTATCGTCAGTTAGAAAAAGGAAGTAAggttcaaataaaaaaaaaatatatataataaataatacatttctttTAGAGAATGGCTGCAAATGGAAAGACGCTGAAATACCGGTGGCAGACACTTATCCGATTACTGAAGTGTGCGGCGTCATGCATTGCCAGAACACGGAAGGCGATGCCCTGATTCtctagtaaaataaataaataaatcaacagTAGTATTTTTGCACTTAATATGCATTAatcattatattattattcgttttagttgccaaataccgcctttttatattttttgcgaTCAAGATGGAATAGATACAACAATACCTTTTCCCGAATGCTGCTGGAGATGTACTAGATATGTGGAATGTGGTAACGACGGAAAAGCTCTTGATGCCTAAGATAcatgtaaaataaatacctaaaATACAGATTGGTTGTTcgaacaaatattaatttgtattttgagATTTCAAAATGCTTTCCTTCGAGCctgattttcaaaaaattacaatcactataaataaatccagGCAGATTTGGATGGAGCCCCAATACTCTCTTTTTTGAAAACCAACTCACACGGCACATGAAAAAGATGGAGAAAGGTTCGCTGATGCTCCAAACTTGAGATCAGGTGAATGCCACTGGATCGCCGACTGCTGATCGATGCCTGTTTTCCGGCAAAGGGAATCTCCTCCACGCGGACACTCTTCAGATACGCCTCGCCCAGGGTGAGCAGAAAGCAGAGCACGAATATAGGTATTATGCGCCATGCGATTTTCCGAAGCAGTTCCATGATGAATGAACCGCTCACTCGGCAATGACAAATGCAACTGACGGAAGTCCTCCAGGACCCCATCGTCCTCGTCATACGTATGCATgaatatattgattttaattgcgCCCGGTGGGCCAGTTGACATAAATCCCAGGTACTGGTCACATTTGCATGTGCTAACCCAATTTGTTGGGAAAAGGCAACTAGCAGAACTAACAGTGATAGGGTGAGTCATAAGTTTATTGAACTCTGTCCTCAAACACATAAGAACTTTTATGATGTTTCTAGCAAAGTTGCATGgcataatttaaacaaaatgtaacTCACAGGCCAGACagataaaatgcaatttctgtTGCAATAAACTAACACATATACATAGTATTACTTAATATTGCTGGTAACAAGTTAATTGGCCTGCGGATAATTAACCGATTTGCGAGTGCAATTCAACTATTTTACGGAAGAAACTATTTCCCATTGTCGCCAcatggcgtatacttaatgtGCCGGCAAGTAAAACCTGCTTCCATTGCAcacttttcccctttttttaaTGCAGCCTCGTCTATATATAATCCACGTGTTGCAAATCTATTTTCCAGCTTATCAAGTCTGGCACAGTTTAAATGTAGGAATGCAAAGCCAACAAGCAGAaccaatataaaataatttatgaaacTGTATAccttttttcgtttttatttaacaCCTGAAAATGGACAAACATATGGGGGTAGATTTTTCTTGGTATTGTCAATCCGaaaattggcaaataaattGGGTTTAGACTTTCAATTTAGAAGAAAGTTAAATAACCTCGGACATAATTATCCTTTGATTtattcattatatttatttttataatggtTTATTCTGTAGACATCTGTCAAACAAACTTAAACCAAACCCATAATTATGTTTGTTTAACTTTCAGTTTATTTTCTTACGACATTATGTGTGGTATTCATTTTTGTTGAAAACATACATTATCCTCAGGTAACTCCTTACCATTCATTGAGTATACTGGACCAGAGCCTGACTCTGTCCGTTTGGAATTCGCTGGCCACGTTTATCTTAAAGCCTTTGAAAGGGGCAGGTGCATTGGCGAATTCCTGGTAATCGCAAATTCCGTTGGGACGTGACTGCAACAGCTCGGTGGTGCACGGGGTCAGTGACTCGGCATTCCGTGGTTTGCTACGGAAAGTATGGTGTGATTTgtaattgttatatttataactTAAAAGGGCGAGCTCACCCAGTCTTGGCAAACTGTACGAAATAGTCCACAAACGTGTGTATGACCTTGGCTTCCGTGGAGTTGCGTTCAAAATCAGGGAAAAGCAAGGGGCTGCGAAATAGGTACAGGAGATCATCGCAGTGGACAACACCGTATTTGCCCGTAACATTCGCTGATGTGTAAGCGGAGGCGTAGCTTAGAGGACCCCGGTAGTTGAAACTATACAGGTAGACAGGATGCGTCTCATGGCAGACATCCTGGCGAATGGTATTATATAAAGGCTGCTTGAAACCCCTGTCCGATATGagctaaaaaaaacaataagtaAATGATCAATAAACAGTTGAAAACAGGTCGAATAAATCAGCTAAGACcagttaaattaattaaaagctcGTTAGAATGAGTTAAAGCAATTAACCTGGCGACTTAATTAGATTCGGTAGCTGTTTGTGGGCATAATTTAGCACTTACATCCATAAATCCCTGCACGGTTTCCTCGTTCACCTCGTGCTGCCCCCGGAAGTACTCCGCCACGAGGAGTTTTGTGCTCTGGTTAAGCAGCTCCTGGCTAAACTCCGGCGGAAACTCCATTAGCTCCTGGAGAAGCTCATCGAAGCGATCGTTAAAGCTCCGGCGCAGCGTCTCGTTACCCTGTATGTTCACTACGCGCACTGCGCCCTCGCCTGGGACGGTGCCCAGGAGCAAAGGGATCGACGGACGACTTCCCTCAGCCAAGATATCCTTGGGATGTTCGCTGATGAAAGCCTCGGAGGAAGCAGCCCCACCTTGCTCCACCACCGGCCGGAAGTTGGTCATGTGATCCACATCCCAGAACTTAAGTCCGTCGCCGGCGTCCAGGAGTTGCCGGGCATTGACGCGGCGCAGGGCTCGGGTTAACTTGGCCGTGCTTAGGCTTCGGGCATCCGGCACCTCAGCGAATTCGGCCAGGAGACGGGTCTGCTCCAGCGGTTCCTCAGCGATGGCAAAGGGCACATTGGCGGTGCCGCTCATGCTGATCACACGGTGGAAGAGTCCCCGGGACCGGGGACTTAGCAGGTGCATGTGAGCGGCCACGCCGCCGGCACTCTGCCCAAAAATGGTGACCTGATGGGGATCACCACCAAAGAAGCGAATGTTGCGTTGGACCCAGCGCAGTGCTAGGTTCTGATCCTTCAAACCGAAGTTACCCGGCATGGCAGCATCCTGGGTGGACAGAAATCCTGTCACGAGCAaggttatatttaaaaatcgacTCTAGAAATGGGATCTTCTTACCGAAGGGCCCCAGTCTGTAGGCCATGGTCACCAGGATCACCTCGCCCGTGTCCATGAAGTACTCGGGTCCCGTGACTCCAGGACCTGCCGAACCGCCAAAGAAACCGCCGCCATGGATGTAAACCATCACAGGCAGTAAGGATTTTCTGACCTAGGGTCAAGATATGTTTATTAATGGAGTAAGGAATTTGATTTGGAAGGACTCACCTCTGGTCTGTAGACATTCAGGTAAAGGCAATCCTCCTCTCCGTAGATAACCGGAGTGGGCAGCAAATAGTTCTTCTGGATGCAGTCCATCTTGGGCGTGGTGGCATTGTACAGGCCCAGCAGCTTGGGCATAACCTTGGGGTTCTGAACAAAGAAAGATAATAGAAGTAGGAACGGGTACAAGAACGGGAGGGAAACTCACACTGAAGCGCAGATCTCCGATGGGCGGCAGGGCGTAGGGTATGCCCATGTAGGCCTCGAACTGCTCCGACTGATAACCCTTCAGGTTGATGCCCTTCACACAACCCACGCTTGGCGGGCACACGGTGAGCTTGTCCAGCGTGGCCAGGGCCATGACAGCGGAGCGGAGTTCATGGCCAACGAAAAGAagcgtcagcagcagcagcacaggtTGAATCATCATCATTGAAAGCTGCTGCCGATCGTGCAGATCATTATTATGGATAATTAAATATGCATATGTCGATCGCCGCGTTATTTATGATCAACTTCTTGGGAGTTCCAACACTTGCCtgtcgatatatatttaaatggatCCTGATGTCACTCTTTTTGGCCGGCAGGGAAATTTCTCGCAGAACCTTCCGCTACAAAGGCCCAATTCGATCTGACGGCTTTCGAGGGCGCGCATTCACTTTAATGGTGCTGGAAAAACTTAGCTCCGTGCctctctatctatctatcgTGGGGCTATATACTGGCTCTGTGCTGGTCGCCCACAAACCGATCCGATGGAAAATTTATACAGAGAGCGAGCCACACGACGATCATTTAGCTATTGTACGATCGGTTCACACGGCGTATGCTTGATCAGAGCGGATACCAATTGATCTGGAACTGCATCTAGCAACCGACGACCTCTGTCTCAGTCTCAAAATCTGGTCTGGTCTGAGGTAATTCGAAACACGCGCCAGAACCAATGGAAGTTCCGCCAGAGTTGACGGCTTGGCTTCAACTGATATCACCTTGGCTACGAACTTTCGCTTTTATCCTGAATCTGCCGTGAAATTACAGGCaccgagagcgagagagtcaAGTCTCCAATCGGTAGCTTCCCCTGCGACAAAAAAGCAATCGCCCTTAGCAgcacccaccaccaccaccacataTAACGACTTCTCCTGCTTCTCCTAAAAGTCTAAAAATAGTATAAGCAACTATTTTAGTTAGTTGTCATTAAATCGTAAAGagaattgtttttgtttgctttctaTTATTCAGATAAGTCTCTTAATCAGCTAATAACTTCATTGCAAATAATATCACACCTTCGACGATATTGCAGAAATCAAGCGAGTATTTTTTGGGTAATTAAGATAAGTACTATCTTTGATGGAAAAGGGGTAAAACGATTGGGATTCAGCTGTAATCTGCGACCTTCACAGTTACTCGGTTTCGCTTTTATCCCCGCCAAAAAACGTCACGCTTTTCACTCTCACTTGGCGCATGTCTCCTCCAACAGCGGAGATTGTAGATTGTTGAATTACAAAAGTAATTCTCCAATCTCCAGGCAAGATGTTGCCCCTTTGCACGAGAGATTTATTACTCCCGACGACGAGGGCTATCTTATCTCAACCCACCGTCGTGGTCGTCGCCGCCGTTGGGCCTTTCATTCGCACTTAAGCTCGTTTCTTGCACATTCTGCATattgtggatgtggatgtgacCTTCGAATGACAATTGGATGGTGGGGGGACATGTAAATGGAGCAGCAGCTCTTCACCCGCTCCCATTCCAAGATCGTTCCATTTTCGTTTTATATGGGGTATTATATTTACTATTAAATTAACCCTAATAAGATAGAACGACAAATTAAACGAATAACTTCTGCCAAATGGAAAAGGCGTTGAGCTTCAGGGTATTCTTAATGTCTTCCTGGCATTTTCCATTGGTGTCGGAAAAGTGCAAATAGGTGCACATCTTTTGATCCCCAAAATCTGGGCCTTGACAGGTGGAATCCTTATGGAATAACCTAAGAGGATATATGGAAACATATTAAATGACATACGATATATACATCGGTATTTCTCTGCAAACTCACCCCGTTTTAGCAAAGTCCGTCATTAGCGAAGTCATCCTCTTGGTTACCTGAGCATCCTCCGAGTCTTTGGGGAAATCCTCGAAGAGAAAGGGTATTCGTATGGTGTGTAGTCCGTCATCCATGTGAGCTGCTCCCACACCCCAATCCTCAGAGGTGCCACTAAAAAGCTTCGTCACCGAACGCAAGCCGTGGAACTCAAAGATATACAGAGACAAGGGATTCTTCCCAAGATTGGCATAGCCCGCATAAGAGGAAATTGTCTCGTAGAAGGGGTAGTAGAAGTTAAAGTCACCAGAGATCTCCGCCAGAGCGAGCATGGTGTCGTTGTTCAAACTCATCTCGCCCTGAAAGTCATATGCCGCTAGTATATCATTGACCATCTCGGCAGGAGTTCCCTCTGGCAGATTGAGCACCAAGGCCATGTGCTCCAGGAATTTCTCATTGAACTCTTCCCGACGCGTCTGGTCTTTGAAAGCCCGCAGCAGGAACAGTGAACCCTCGCCGGCTCTGGAGTTGACTCCCAGCAACCAGGGCACCTGGTTGATGCGCCCCGCGAGGTGAGCCTTTAGCGGATCCTCTATCAAGAAGGCATCTGGAGATCCTTCAGACTCCAGGACAGGCAAGCAGCTGATCTGAGGCAGGTTGTCCCAGATCTTCAAGCTGTCCACGCTCTTGAGCAGCTTCATGGGACAGGCATCGCGAAGAGCTTGGGCTAGATCCTGACTGCCGAGACTCTCCGCTTGATCGATGCCCACCACTTGGGCCAGCTGCCTGGCTTGACCCAAGGGATCCTTGAGGATCCTCATGGCCGGAATGAACATGGTGCCAGTCAAGGACATGGCTCGATGAAAGAGACCCTTTGAACTGGGACTCAACATGTGCAGATGGGCGGATATCCCGCCGGCACTGTGTCCAAATATAGTTACCGACTGGGGATCCCCGCCGAAGGCTTCTATGTGCTGCTGCACCCACTGCAGGGCCATTCGCTGATCCTTGAGTCCGAAGTTGCCCGGCATGTTGTTATCGCCAGTGCTCAAAAAACCTGATCAAAAACAGATTAAATCTAGCTTGGGGGTATTTAAAACACTCACCGAAAGGACCAAGGCGATAGCTGATAGTTACCATGATAACCTTTCCCGTGTCCATCAGATACTCAGGTCCACTGGCCACGGGATGAGCAGTGCCGCTAAAGAACCCACCCGAGTGTATGTAAACCATCACCGGCAGGGGATCTCCATCCCTTTCCTTAAAAGGAATAAGAATCAGAGTTGGAGGTTGTCTAAGGGATCGGTGTGTGTACCTTTGGCCTGTAGACGTTCAGGTAGAGACAATCCTCCACACCCATTACATCCCAGTCCTCTGAAAAGTAGCTCCTTTGCAAACAGCCGTCCCTGGCAGTTCCTGCCTCAAGTACTCCCTCCCAGGCGACAGCTGCCACAGGATTCTGAATAATAAAGGCTTAATCCTCTGGTTTTCATACTGCAATAGGTTAATAATCCACCTTCAGGCGAAGCGCACCAACTGGTGGCTGGGCAAAGGGAATGCCCATGAAGGCCTCAAACTCTTTAATTTGATATCCTGGCATAAGAGTTCCCCGCAGGCAGCCCAGATCCTTAAGGCACACATCCAAggaatcagcagcagcagcagtcacaAAAAGTACAAATCCGAAGACAAACAAGTGCATTTTGATACTATGGCAGCCTAGCTTCCGGGAGTTACCTTTATATATACTCAATCGCGAATGTGCCGGATCCCATTAATCAGAAATAAAAGCCGTAATTTTCGAATCCTAAGAGGTTGTAATTTCTGTATTTAAAGTACAAAAGCGCAGGTACGCGCTGCCAACCACGGCTGATGATCGCATATGATATACACAGAGAGAGAAGGTGGCTTCTATTTAGCCTAAACACGCATTCAAACCGAACTTAACGATTAAGATAGCTGCAATTACACATTAaaatgtctatatatataactttatGTCGAGAATCGACCAACAATGAACGATACGATGAGGGGAAATTGATCTAAATTACAGGCCTAGGAACCGGAACCGTTAACCGTCAGAGTTAAGTAGAGGCCACATCAGATAGGCGACAAGCTGCCACGCTGGGCGGCAGTCAAGTCCGGATGCCACATGTCCAGGATGAGCACCAGGCGGGCGTGACTTCCATTGTGCCACACTTCGTGCTCGAAACTGTCGTCGAAGATGAAGAGCTCGCCCTCACGCCAGGTTCTGCAATGTATGCAATGTGTGTTTTAAATAGATATCAAAAGTGGATAGCAATCTTCACCCACCTTTCTTGCTCGGCCACTCGTAAAGAGGTTTTCTCCGGCTCGGGTGCCACCAGCGTGAGGTGCGCCCGCAGGCGGCAATTGGTGGGTCCGCAATGTGGCCACACATGCGTCTGGGCCTGCATCACACTAAACTTCACCTGGCCGCGTCGACAGCCCGCGGAGGCAGGAAATTGCTGCAGCAGGTTACAGGTGATAGGTGTCCTGCGGCAGTTGTCCTTCACTTGGCGACCCTGGGCATACAACTCGTACTGCTGCCAGACGCCCTTGTCGCGCAGCCTCTCCGCCTCATCTGCAAAGTAACTTCCACCTCTGCCTAGCAGCGCCAGAGCCTCATCCCGAATGGAGCGCCAGTCGAGCTGCAGTCTCTCCAGCTGTCGTTCATAACCCGTCTCACGGGGCTGCCAAAAGGGTTTGGCCCTTAGCCTGGGCTCATTGTACAGCGATCTTTGATAGAGGCTGGCAAAGAATCCCTTGGCCACTCCCTTACCATACACTTCGAGAGCCTCCGATTGCCGGGACAGCCGCTGCAGGCTCTCACCCAACGAGAGATAGAAGTAGGCCTCCTGGGTGCCCTCGGCCTGAGACTCCACGGCATATTGAAGATAAGGCTGCGCCTGGGCATAGTCGCTGTGAAGGTTCATGAGGGCCAGGCCAAAGTGGAGTTGGGCCACGGCATCAGCTGGCCAAAGCTGCAGGGTTTCAGCTGCCACTTTTTCCACCTGCCGCAGGCTAAGAAGGAGAGGCAATTATAAGGTTTTTGGAAGAAAGTTAAAAAGCCGCCGCCTTACCTACTTATTGGCCATGAGGTGGGTGAAAGAGAGTTGGTTGCGCAGCTTTGTATCTCTGGGCAGGCGTTCGATGAGCAGCTCGTGGATGTTCACTGCCTGCTGCAAGAAACCTGAGAAATTATAAATCCTTTTAGCAGAGATTTCGGGTCAGAGTGGAGGCAAGACAACTCACCCATAAACCGCAAATGCTCGATGCACTTATTCCCGGCAGCCGTAAACTCCTGATCGCTGGTTACTAGCTCGCCAAAGGCCAGGTATCTCTTGTAGGCTTCAATGGCCTCCAGAACGCGCTGATTGCTGCGCTCCGCCTTGGCCAATATTTCCAGGACTCGGGCTTTGCCCAGATGGGCCAGGGGCTCGTGGGCGTAGTGTTGTGTGAGCGTGTTAAAGGAACGCAGGGCTTGGGCATGGttcttttgtgtgtttttttcaGGTGTGGTTATTAGTTCGCGGTTCGCCagccaaaacacaaaaaagggGGTTAGCGACAAAGTTCTCGAAACATGCAATTAGTATAAAATATCATCATCATTCTCTCGATTAAACGAAACTCAGTTGACAGGAGATTAAAGGATAAGCCCACGGCCAGGGATTCTGCCAGTGGGTGTGTCTTTGTTGGCAGATCCTGACCATGAGCTGATCCTACCTTAAAAACCCCCTGACAAAGTCATTTCTACACGTCTAAAGTCTACGGTTAAGTCCTAAAACTtgattaaatatgtataaaatattataaatatattattaaattaaacaataagaGTCTAATAATGAACTCGACAAGcagaacaaaaactaaagctatGAAATGAGCGTGTGAtgtatgtttttcttttctttagtGATTGTTGAGCTGcagatatatatatcggaGTGCCTCGGTTTAGATCTTGTCAAGTTCTGGTGCCATCGATTCCGATTAACCTACCTCCCGGATCATCTCTTCGTTGGCTTTGCGCAGCTCCTGCTCGAAAGGATCCTCTTTCTCTGCAGCCGGAGCGGCGGCGGGAGTTTCTTTTGGTTTGATTTCTGTTCAAGGGATTGCAATCCGGATTAGTACTGGGTTCGAAAATAGGCTACAATGTGAAATTTTGAACGGTTCAAAGGCCTAGACATAGAAAGAGATTGAGCTCCAccttatatataaaaatataaagaatgtGAGAAGATCCTAAGGCACTTACGATCTGTGTGTGTTTAGCGATCGGTTTGTCGTGTGTCTTAAAGTAGTGATGACTTAGTGATCGATCGAAAGTATGTCGTATGGAGAGAATGGAGTCGCTGATTTTTGTTTAGTAATTACGTGTCCAGCTGGGATCGTCGGAGTCGGGATCGCTTTCATACTCCTTTGACGGCAGGCGACCATACTTTGCCTCCAGTCGGCTCATCAGATCGGTGTCATCCACGTCTGAGATctcgtcctcctcgtcggTGATATCCTCGTCGCAGTCGTCCTCTTCGTGTTCGTAGTCTTCAATGTCTCCGTCCTCGTATTCCACATAGATATCGCTGGGACCGGCTTGTGGTTCCGGCTCCTTTTCCTTCTCCTCATCTTTCTCTTTATCCTTCTCCTTCGTCTCTGGTTTGCCTTCCTTTGCTGGCTCCTGGGCGTACTTGTATAGGGCGCTCAGCTGCTCAAAGGTCTCGGGCACATAACTGGCCATGGAGGCCACATTATCGTCACTATCGTGAACagcatcctcctcctcctcgataTCGCTGATCTCCACTTCGATCTCCtcttcgatttcgatttcttCTTCGGAGTATTCTTTGGTGGACAATGGAACAGTGACTTAAATTAAAACCCTAGACTCAGCTCAGACTCTATTATTGCTTTCAAATCAGTTTTTGAAAACTAATTGATTAGAAAGCAACCTCGACAAGctaaatgttattaaatatataaacaggTCGACAGTTTTTAAAACCAAGAAAGGAAATGCATTTTTAGATGATTTCTGATCCACTGATCTTAAATCCGGTCTCAGAAAATGATCAATACATCAGGTTTTCAGAATATTtgatcttaaaaaaaaaacagaaaatatgaGTTTAGAAAATAGTTTTTCTAAAACATCGTTACGTCATCTTAAATAACTGTTCTAGCCCTTAAAAATCAGTTTTTTAAGTttggaaaattgtttattgGTCCCCGAGATCAGATATAGTCTCTTGAAGTTATACcgatatttttcatatatttctgAGTGAGTCGAAATTGACAATTTATAtggaaaaataacaatataatATCTATAGACGATATATCAAAGATCCATTAGgattttttccaattttaaaaCACGTATTTGAGATCGAGAGCagtattttatgaaaaatctATCTAATACCTatcaaaagtaaacaaattgtTGGACTTTTAAGATTGAATACCATAAAAACCTGACGAGACCTGAGACCGGATTTGAGTTCAATGCATCAAAAAATATCAGAAAAGTATATTCCGCTTCTTCGTTCtgcaattttttcaaattttgtcGGCctgtatacatatacatatatagaaagTCGCCAACCATCGTCCAGCAGGGGCAGCTCCTCCACATCGTCCGGTATCTGATCCTCGGCCGTGGCTATGGTCAATCTGCGTCGCATCACAGCTTCCGGTGCGGGCTCATCATCTGCTGATTCCAACATTATtcaggtttttgttttttttttgtttttgttggggaatattatattattcgaGCAAGAACAAAGCCATACAATAAtttccatacatacatacattggTGGAATAAGTTAAACAAAGCTGTGATGACTACAATCAGAGAttcaagaaataataataataataaatcataatcAAAATAAGCTAACTGAAGAAAGTGCAAAAATAATGCTTGTCGGGGTGATGAGTTCTCTCAGGGAGAGCACGCTCGCCCGcagtttgtttttagtttctGTTAGGAGACCACGAATAGATCACAAGACACTGATATTCTTTTTCTTTGATACGGGTTAGATGGAAAAGCGGCGCTTAGTAGAGTCTCCCCATTATTAAGGTTCATTCGTTAGCATTAACAACACAAGTATCTGGCGTGCTTTGGCggatatatatagatatatagatagaGATATCAAAGAGCAGAGAGCGGAATACAAAAGAGCGGAGAATCAGGGGAGGCAGAGCAGATCAGATCAGCTATTGGAGACTCACTTGTATTTGGACTTTTCCGTATCAATACAAGGCGTGAAACTAAGGCAAGTGCAACGCCAACGCCAAATTTAACGGCAACTGTAAATGAGTCAGGTTTTAGTAttcagaaaaacaaaaacaaatgccTTTTGCACTTTCTTGTACAATTTCGGTTTACAGAGTTCTttggttttgtgtgtgtgtttttttttttctttttgtatataaGGTGGAGCAGTTCTTAGGGGTCTAGGCCTACGAGATCCGTTAACCGTTTAATTATTTCACCAAACTTTGTACTTACGTGATGCCAACCAAGAGGAGCCCTCTTCTTTGGGCTCCTCTTCATCGTCTTGAtcttgctcctgctcctgctcctcctggctATCTAGCTTCTTTGCAGGCTCCACCTCCTCGGGATCATCATTCTCAAATTGCTGATCGAGGGACTCAAAGTCATCCTCGTCGTCATCATCCTTGTTGTCTTGCTCCTGCAATAGAGCATATGATTAGCCAGGTTCCAAGTGTTAGAACTTGGACTTACATCATCTTCATCGTTGTCATCTGTGGGAGCACTCTGAGCTGCTGATTGGGATCTGGGGGGTTCGAcagactcctccacctcctgtTCTTCCTCGTCCTCTTCATCCTATCAAAgatatttaacaaaatcaCTATTAAAATTCCCATTTGCTTACATATTTGATGACCGTACCTCATCAACATTTGAAGGAGGTTCTTCCAAGTCCTCATCTTCCTGctgaaaacataaaaacaaacgtAGAAACAGAAGCAGATAAGTGAAACCATAAACCCTACCTCATCAGCTGCCGACTGAGGGGCCTCTGTGGAGTCTACGACATTGTCATCAGCTTCCTCTtcttcatcctcatcctcgtcaGCTTCGTATTCGGCAGTGGCTTCCGTGGTTGCTTCGACAGTGGCCTCGACAGTGCGTTCTTCGATGTCTTCCTCCTCTTCGTCCTCACCATCTTCGGCAGTTATATTTTCGCCGGCATTGTTCTCTTCTTCATCCTCCTCTTTTGCCGATAAAATGAACAACATTAAGTATTTCCTCGATATAAACTAAATTTCAGGACACGTACCGTCTTTTTCTTGAACATCTTCGTCGGCTTCCggctcctcatcctcatcatcgGCGTGATCCCCCTCCTCTTCTTCTAATTCTTCGGAGAGAGGctcctctaaaaaaaaaaaataaaataaaataataattatagttaTTAATTATAGCAAGACGAAAATAGATAACTCACCTTCCTCTTCATGATCATCGTGGTCGTCATGATCGTCATGGTCGTCGTGATCGTCATGATCATCCAGTGCCTCTCCCGAAGGTTCATGCGGATCGTGCCCCTCATGCTCCACGCGGTGCTCATCCACCCAGCCATCAAAGTAGTTCGAGAAACGTGACTCGGACAAAGGAGTGTCCACTGATAAGGCAGACATACTTTGTAAATTAGTTCCTTTTAAAGGAGCCTAACGACTCACAATCTTCCAGGCCGCGGTTCT includes:
- the Asph gene encoding aspartyl/asparaginyl beta-hydroxylase isoform X5: MSGDVQPRKRKDKRRKRDDRKSDGDVTVLRQSSFQDDDESSHGVHITKMGNEDVHLHVQHEHGTGGHWCAKIIFFALMAVLLGLVGLIIMENRGLEDLDTPLSESRFSNYFDGWVDEHRVEHEGHDPHEPSGEALDDHDDHDDHDDHDDHDDHEEEEEPLSEELEEEEGDHADDEDEEPEADEDVQEKDEEDEEENNAGENITAEDGEDEEEEDIEERTVEATVEATTEATAEYEADEDEDEEEEADDNVVDSTEAPQSAADEQEDEDLEEPPSNVDEDEEDEEEQEVEESVEPPRSQSAAQSAPTDDNDEDDEQDNKDDDDEDDFESLDQQFENDDPEEVEPAKKLDSQEEQEQEQDQDDEEEPKEEGSSWLASQIKPKETPAAAPAAEKEDPFEQELRKANEEMIRENHAQALRSFNTLTQHYAHEPLAHLGKARVLEILAKAERSNQRVLEAIEAYKRYLAFGELVTSDQEFTAAGNKCIEHLRFMGFLQQAVNIHELLIERLPRDTKLRNQLSFTHLMANNLRQVEKVAAETLQLWPADAVAQLHFGLALMNLHSDYAQAQPYLQYAVESQAEGTQEAYFYLSLGESLQRLSRQSEALEVYGKGVAKGFFASLYQRSLYNEPRLRAKPFWQPRETGYERQLERLQLDWRSIRDEALALLGRGGSYFADEAERLRDKGVWQQYELYAQGRQVKDNCRRTPITCNLLQQFPASAGCRRGQVKFSVMQAQTHVWPHCGPTNCRLRAHLTLVAPEPEKTSLRVAEQERTWREGELFIFDDSFEHEVWHNGSHARLVLILDMWHPDLTAAQRGSLSPI
- the Asph gene encoding aspartyl/asparaginyl beta-hydroxylase isoform X10 is translated as MSGDVQPRKRKDKRRKRDDDESSHGVHITKMGNEDVHLHVQHEHGTGGHWCAKIIFFALMAVLLGLVGLIIMENRGLEDLDTPLSESRFSNYFDGWVDEHRVEHEGHDPHEPSGEALDDHDDHDDHDDHDDHDDHEEEEEPLSEELEEEEGDHADDEDEEPEADEDVQEKDEEDEEENNAGENITAEDGEDEEEEDIEERTVEATVEATTEATAEYEADEDEDEEEEADDNVVDSTEAPQSAADEQEDEDLEEPPSNVDEDEEDEEEQEVEESVEPPRSQSAAQSAPTDDNDEDDEQDNKDDDDEDDFESLDQQFENDDPEEVEPAKKLDSQEEQEQEQDQDDEEEPKEEGSSWLASQIKPKETPAAAPAAEKEDPFEQELRKANEEMIRENHAQALRSFNTLTQHYAHEPLAHLGKARVLEILAKAERSNQRVLEAIEAYKRYLAFGELVTSDQEFTAAGNKCIEHLRFMGFLQQAVNIHELLIERLPRDTKLRNQLSFTHLMANNLRQVEKVAAETLQLWPADAVAQLHFGLALMNLHSDYAQAQPYLQYAVESQAEGTQEAYFYLSLGESLQRLSRQSEALEVYGKGVAKGFFASLYQRSLYNEPRLRAKPFWQPRETGYERQLERLQLDWRSIRDEALALLGRGGSYFADEAERLRDKGVWQQYELYAQGRQVKDNCRRTPITCNLLQQFPASAGCRRGQVKFSVMQAQTHVWPHCGPTNCRLRAHLTLVAPEPEKTSLRVAEQERTWREGELFIFDDSFEHEVWHNGSHARLVLILDMWHPDLTAAQRGSLSPI